The Capsicum annuum cultivar UCD-10X-F1 chromosome 3, UCD10Xv1.1, whole genome shotgun sequence genomic sequence TCACTCCATAGATCCATAAATGCAtgagttattcatatgcaaaagcTAACCTCTATACTATAGAAACATGACAAAAATGATACGAGCCACTTTTGCAgcatttatgggttgcctcccatatagcAGCTTAGTTATCATCGTGGCACGATGTCTTTCATCTCCAACACTCAAGTGGGTCATCAAGAACCTTCTCGTTCACCTTTTCACTTTTAACATCTAACATAAATGCCACTTGAAGCTCTGcggtttgctttttttttttcttataaattttgaaagagacctcATCCTCTTGCACCCTAAACTTTATTTCCCCTATCTTTAAATCAACAATGGCTTTTCCAGTGGCCAATAAAGGATGACAAAGGATGATAGGTACCTCTTGGTCCATTTTATAATCCAATACCATGAAGTCCACCAGAAGTATAAACTTGTCCACTTTAATAAGGACATCAAACGAAATTCCCACCGACCTTTTGATTGACCGATCTACCATTAAAAGTTGCATAGAGGTCGGTGTAAGGCATCCAATCTGATCTTCTTGTAGATGACAAAAATCATTAAGTTGGTGCTCGTACCAAGGTtacatagagcttttgcaaactCATGCATCCCAGTTGTACAAGGAATGGTGTATACTCCGGGGTCATCTTTATTTTGCATAACCTTACTAttcatgatagcactacacctATGAGTGACCTCAATAGTGTCATCTTCAACAAGTTTCtttttggaaatcaactttttcaTTAACTTAGCATATCCCAGGATCTCTTGGATTGCCTCGAGTAACGGGATATTTATCGATAAATTGCTTAGCTTTGCCTTAAATTTCCTTAATTTGTCACCCTTCTCTTTTTTATGCAAATGTTGATGGAATAGGAGAGGGACTTGGATTGTTGACCTTGCTTCACCTTGTGGCTTTTTAACTTCTTCCACTTCTTCAT encodes the following:
- the LOC124896675 gene encoding uncharacterized protein LOC124896675, whose product is MPKAKAKEVIPQSREANDEKEIEKSNEEVEEVKKPQGEARSTIQVPLLFHQHLHKKEKGDKLRKFKAKLSNLSINIPLLEAIQEILGYAKLMKKLISKKKLVEDDTIEVTHRCSAIMNSKVMQNKDDPGVYTIPCTTGMHEFAKALCNLDRSIKRSVGISFDVLIKVDKFILLVDFMVLDYKMDQEVPIILCHPLLATGKAIVDLKIGEIKFRVQEDEVSFKIYKKKKKQTAELQVAFMLDVKSEKVNEKVLDDPLECWR